The DNA segment CGCATATTCCACAAGCTTGTCCACAGTCTCGCCAAGATTGGAGCGGTGTCTTCTTAGAATCTCCTCAATGTTTCCGTGGTTGAGCATATCTGTGAGTCCGTCGGAGCAAAGAAGGAGAATATCGCCCTTTTCTAAATCAACGGCGCGAGAGTCCGGGAGCAAATGAGTGTTT comes from the Thermodesulfovibrionales bacterium genome and includes:
- a CDS encoding SpoIIE family protein phosphatase, whose translation is NTHLLPDSRAVDLEKGDILLLCSDGLTDMLNHGNIEEILRRHRSNLGETVDKLVEYANRKGGLDNISVILSEML